A stretch of Thermomicrobium roseum DSM 5159 DNA encodes these proteins:
- a CDS encoding NUDIX domain-containing protein, with amino-acid sequence MTSQYAHVIAVGGIVRRAGSILLVRQRYGPAQGTYLFPGGLVEPGETLDQAVLREIAEETGIRAIVRGIVGVRTRCDGPRSDTYVMFLLDWSAGEPSPDGQEIDEARFFTLEELRDPDRPITALSRYVALRVLAGSTCLQSFASDFDYAAAGRDPATWRLFC; translated from the coding sequence ATGACCAGTCAGTACGCCCACGTCATCGCGGTCGGTGGAATCGTTCGCCGTGCCGGTTCCATTCTCCTGGTTCGCCAGCGCTATGGCCCAGCCCAGGGAACCTATCTCTTTCCCGGTGGCCTGGTCGAGCCCGGTGAGACGCTCGACCAGGCCGTTCTCCGCGAGATCGCCGAAGAGACCGGTATCCGTGCGATCGTCCGCGGTATCGTCGGCGTCCGCACTCGCTGCGACGGACCGCGTTCCGATACCTATGTGATGTTCCTCCTCGACTGGTCAGCCGGCGAGCCGAGCCCCGATGGCCAGGAAATCGACGAGGCCCGCTTCTTCACACTCGAGGAACTCCGTGACCCCGATCGGCCGATCACCGCACTCTCGCGCTACGTCGCTCTGCGCGTCCTCGCTGGCTCGACCTGTCTCCAATCCTTCGCCAGCGACTTCGACTATGCTGCAGCTGGGCGCGATCCGGCCACCTGGCGCCTGTTCTGCTGA
- the fdh gene encoding formate dehydrogenase codes for MAATLSRRRFLKVGGAAAGTAVGALAGLGVDLRPKQVRAQQLRIKDAQVYPSVCPYCAVGCGTLVHVVNGQIVNIEGNPKSPVNKGNLCPKGAATYQLHVNPNRLTKVLYRKPYGTQWEVVDLDWAMDRVAELVKKTRDETFVETLPNGKRVMHTTAIFALGGATIDNEWNHIHQKLMRGLGIVRIENQARIUHSSTVPGLGTRLGRGGATNHAGDCVNSDLIVIMGSNMAENHPVAFRWVAEAKRRGAKLIHVDPRFTRTSAMADLYVPLRSGTDIAFLGGLIRYMIENEKYFKDYVVNYTNAATIIRDDFQDTEDLEGVFSGLKEAPQGTNQKYVYDNATWQYKRTAPFDAAKAREEAIKAATFAEMIQKMVPPPAEKDPTLQHPQTVFQIMRRHFSRYTPEMVEQICGTPKELFLRVAEMLAENSGPERTTMFVYAMGWTQHTYGVQNIGAAALLQLLLGNVGRPGGGILALRGHATIQGSTDVPTLHHSIHGYMAHPDARRRHDTLRDYILTETRPTGYWANLPKFMVSYLKSMYGDAAKPENDFGYDWHPKIAGDYSFMASFHAMAKGEIKGAFFFGQNPATSINGGLIRRALANLDWMVVKDNFEIETAAFWYKSPEVESGELKPEQIKTEVFLFPSAQVGEIEGTFTNTQRWIQFHEKAADPPGDCRSDAWFTHQLALRLKKLYADSTLPRDQGFKNLTWDFDYEPGKYPTNTRIQGEPDVMKIWREINGFKTDTGELLKGFGELKDDGSTTCASWIYCGAYPEEGKFLPANRNPDPDDKPGTHLGWAYAWPANRRILYNRASADPNGNPWSERKKLIWWDAGQKKWVGYDVPDFPATKAPDTPAKPGAAGMDAHDGKSPFILLPDGKGWLFVPTGLQDGPLPTHYEPMESPVPNLLYPKWQTNPIAKIYEHERNQLAQVGDPQFPIVLTTYRLTEHHLSGAMSRWLPWLAELQPELFVEISPELAQEKGIQNLDWVRITSKRGSIVAKALVTPRLRPLTVNGKTVHQIGMPWHWGFMGLSTGDVVNDLTSWVADPNVMIHEAKALLVNVEKAK; via the coding sequence ATGGCCGCAACGTTGTCGCGTCGACGTTTCCTCAAAGTCGGCGGAGCAGCGGCCGGAACGGCGGTCGGGGCGCTCGCGGGGCTCGGTGTGGATCTGCGGCCCAAACAGGTGCGCGCCCAACAGTTGCGCATCAAGGACGCGCAGGTCTACCCGAGTGTCTGCCCCTACTGTGCGGTCGGCTGCGGCACACTGGTGCACGTCGTGAACGGGCAGATCGTCAACATCGAAGGGAACCCGAAGAGTCCGGTCAACAAGGGGAACCTCTGCCCCAAGGGTGCAGCCACCTACCAGCTCCACGTCAACCCGAACCGCTTGACGAAGGTGCTGTATCGCAAGCCGTACGGCACGCAGTGGGAAGTCGTCGACCTCGACTGGGCGATGGACCGGGTCGCTGAGCTGGTAAAGAAGACGCGCGATGAGACGTTCGTCGAGACGCTGCCGAACGGTAAGCGCGTCATGCACACCACGGCGATTTTCGCACTGGGTGGTGCAACGATCGACAACGAGTGGAACCACATTCACCAGAAGCTGATGCGCGGCCTGGGGATTGTCCGGATCGAGAACCAGGCGCGGATATGACACAGCTCGACCGTCCCCGGTCTGGGGACTCGGCTCGGGCGCGGTGGCGCGACCAACCACGCGGGTGACTGCGTCAACTCCGATCTGATCGTCATCATGGGCTCGAACATGGCGGAGAACCACCCGGTGGCGTTCCGCTGGGTGGCGGAGGCCAAGCGGCGCGGAGCCAAGCTGATTCACGTCGATCCGCGCTTCACGCGGACATCGGCGATGGCGGACCTCTATGTCCCGCTCCGCTCCGGGACGGATATCGCCTTCCTGGGCGGGCTCATCCGCTACATGATCGAGAACGAGAAGTATTTCAAGGACTACGTCGTCAACTACACGAACGCGGCGACGATCATCCGCGACGATTTCCAGGATACCGAAGACCTCGAAGGTGTCTTCTCCGGCCTCAAGGAAGCACCCCAGGGGACGAACCAGAAGTACGTGTACGACAACGCGACGTGGCAGTACAAGCGGACGGCACCGTTCGACGCGGCCAAGGCACGCGAGGAAGCGATCAAAGCGGCGACCTTCGCCGAGATGATTCAGAAAATGGTGCCGCCGCCGGCCGAGAAGGACCCGACGCTGCAGCACCCGCAGACGGTGTTCCAGATCATGCGACGGCACTTCTCGCGCTACACACCGGAGATGGTGGAACAGATCTGCGGGACACCGAAGGAGCTGTTCCTCCGGGTCGCGGAGATGCTGGCCGAGAATTCCGGCCCCGAGCGCACCACGATGTTCGTTTACGCGATGGGCTGGACGCAGCACACGTACGGCGTGCAGAACATCGGTGCGGCAGCGCTCCTGCAGCTCTTGCTCGGGAACGTCGGGCGGCCAGGTGGCGGGATCTTAGCGTTGCGCGGGCACGCCACGATCCAAGGCTCGACCGACGTGCCGACGCTCCACCACTCGATCCACGGCTACATGGCGCACCCTGACGCACGCCGACGCCATGACACGCTGCGGGACTATATCCTGACCGAGACGCGGCCGACCGGATACTGGGCCAACCTGCCGAAGTTCATGGTGAGCTACCTCAAGTCGATGTACGGGGATGCCGCCAAGCCGGAGAATGACTTCGGCTACGACTGGCACCCGAAGATCGCCGGGGACTACTCCTTCATGGCCAGCTTCCACGCGATGGCGAAGGGCGAGATCAAGGGTGCCTTCTTCTTCGGCCAGAACCCGGCGACCTCGATCAACGGCGGGCTGATCCGGCGGGCACTGGCCAATCTCGACTGGATGGTGGTGAAGGACAACTTCGAGATCGAGACAGCAGCCTTCTGGTACAAGTCGCCGGAAGTGGAGAGCGGCGAACTCAAGCCGGAGCAGATCAAGACGGAGGTCTTTCTCTTCCCGTCCGCGCAAGTGGGGGAGATCGAGGGAACCTTCACGAACACCCAGCGCTGGATCCAGTTCCACGAGAAGGCCGCCGATCCTCCCGGCGACTGTCGATCCGACGCCTGGTTCACGCACCAGCTGGCGCTGCGGCTCAAGAAGCTCTACGCCGACTCGACGCTGCCGCGCGACCAAGGCTTCAAGAACCTGACCTGGGACTTCGACTACGAACCGGGCAAGTATCCGACCAACACGCGGATCCAGGGCGAGCCGGACGTCATGAAGATCTGGCGGGAGATCAACGGGTTCAAGACCGACACCGGCGAGCTCCTCAAGGGGTTCGGTGAACTCAAGGACGACGGCTCGACCACCTGTGCGTCCTGGATCTACTGCGGGGCCTATCCGGAGGAAGGCAAGTTCCTGCCGGCCAACCGGAACCCGGATCCGGACGACAAGCCGGGGACGCATCTCGGTTGGGCCTACGCCTGGCCGGCGAACCGGCGCATCCTGTACAACCGGGCATCGGCGGATCCGAACGGCAACCCGTGGTCGGAGCGCAAGAAACTGATCTGGTGGGACGCTGGCCAAAAGAAGTGGGTCGGCTACGACGTCCCGGACTTCCCGGCGACCAAGGCGCCCGATACGCCAGCCAAGCCTGGTGCCGCCGGTATGGATGCGCACGACGGTAAGAGCCCGTTCATCCTGTTGCCAGACGGGAAGGGCTGGCTCTTCGTGCCGACCGGGCTGCAGGACGGACCGCTGCCGACGCACTACGAGCCGATGGAGTCGCCGGTGCCCAACCTGCTCTACCCGAAGTGGCAGACCAACCCGATCGCCAAGATCTACGAGCACGAGCGGAACCAGCTCGCCCAGGTTGGTGATCCGCAGTTCCCGATCGTGCTGACGACGTACCGCTTGACGGAGCACCACCTCTCCGGGGCCATGAGCCGCTGGCTGCCCTGGCTGGCCGAGCTGCAGCCGGAGCTGTTCGTGGAGATCAGTCCGGAACTGGCGCAGGAGAAGGGGATCCAGAACCTCGATTGGGTGCGGATCACCTCGAAGCGCGGCTCGATCGTGGCCAAGGCGCTGGTGACACCGCGCTTGCGGCCGCTCACGGTCAACGGCAAGACCGTGCACCAGATCGGCATGCCGTGGCACTGGGGCTTCATGGGTCTGTCCACTGGCGACGTGGTCAACGACTTGACCTCGTGGGTCGCTGATCCGAACGTGATGATCCACGAAGCCAAAGCACTGTTGGTCAACGTCGAGAAGGCGAAGTAG
- a CDS encoding 4Fe-4S dicluster domain-containing protein, with the protein MAQAMGFFTDTSVCIGCKACEVACKAWNQLPARNGGKVQLSGQSYDNTVSLSGIQWRHVKFIEQFSPDRSTGRWLMMSDVCKHCVRAACLEACPTGAIIRTEFDTVVIQQDVCNGCRACISACPFGVIEINPETNTAMKCTLCYDRLQAGMVPACAQACPTQSIQFGPIDELKQRAQQRLEQLHAQGVTQARLYGHDESILGGLNSFYLLLDEPETYGLPKNPKLPSTNTPVAAGLSTASAVVLGLLGLVSLRKRRMEELASAAREPESDE; encoded by the coding sequence ATGGCGCAAGCGATGGGTTTCTTCACTGATACCTCGGTCTGCATCGGGTGCAAGGCCTGCGAAGTGGCCTGCAAGGCGTGGAACCAGCTCCCGGCCCGCAACGGCGGCAAGGTGCAACTCAGCGGCCAGTCCTACGACAACACCGTGTCCTTGAGCGGCATCCAATGGCGGCACGTCAAGTTCATCGAGCAGTTCAGCCCCGATCGCTCGACTGGCCGCTGGCTGATGATGAGCGACGTGTGCAAGCACTGCGTGCGGGCTGCCTGCTTGGAGGCCTGCCCGACCGGCGCCATCATTCGCACCGAGTTCGATACGGTCGTCATCCAGCAGGACGTCTGCAACGGCTGCCGGGCATGCATCTCGGCGTGTCCGTTCGGCGTGATCGAGATCAACCCGGAAACCAACACGGCGATGAAGTGCACGCTGTGCTACGACCGGCTGCAAGCCGGCATGGTTCCAGCCTGCGCGCAGGCCTGCCCGACGCAGTCGATCCAGTTCGGGCCGATCGACGAACTCAAGCAACGGGCACAACAGCGGCTCGAGCAGCTCCACGCGCAGGGGGTCACGCAAGCGCGCCTGTACGGGCACGACGAGTCGATCCTCGGTGGGCTCAACAGCTTCTACCTACTGCTCGACGAGCCGGAGACGTACGGCTTGCCGAAGAATCCGAAGCTACCGTCCACCAATACGCCAGTGGCAGCCGGACTCTCCACCGCCAGCGCGGTGGTACTCGGTTTGCTCGGGCTCGTCAGCCTACGCAAGCGCCGGATGGAGGAACTGGCGAGCGCTGCCCGCGAGCCGGAGAGCGATGAGTGA
- the nrfD gene encoding NrfD/PsrC family molybdoenzyme membrane anchor subunit, translated as MPDTFYSVSPHWGWYAVVEFFVAGLAGTAAGIAALLWLFGRGADRIVARWGFAIATVGSILSGLLLILDLKRPDRFWHMLLFSETFLPTFLKWWSVMALGAWSLFVFGGASFLALVGSLAVEGRLPASLRFLGRGILGTIIVVGSGLAGTFYAGYKGVLLNSTNRPLWGDTAWLGALFFASGMASAAVVLLLLAQRSSPSTVPTLRQLLLGALGVSIVAVVAMLATMPTRVTELTLGNVYGVLLALAVALGMIVPAVVAWRPQLVGRLAVPTLAVLVLAGAFVLRAALLLSSEAV; from the coding sequence ATGCCGGACACCTTTTATTCGGTCTCGCCCCACTGGGGCTGGTACGCGGTCGTCGAGTTCTTCGTCGCCGGGCTGGCCGGAACGGCAGCGGGTATCGCGGCTCTCCTCTGGCTGTTCGGTCGCGGCGCCGATCGCATCGTCGCGCGCTGGGGCTTCGCGATCGCAACGGTCGGGAGCATCCTGAGCGGACTCTTGCTCATCTTGGACCTCAAGCGACCTGATCGCTTTTGGCATATGCTGCTGTTCTCGGAGACGTTCCTTCCGACGTTCCTCAAGTGGTGGTCGGTCATGGCGCTCGGTGCCTGGTCACTCTTCGTCTTCGGTGGAGCGTCGTTTCTCGCGCTCGTGGGGAGTCTTGCCGTCGAGGGACGGCTGCCGGCATCGCTCCGTTTTTTGGGACGAGGTATTCTGGGCACCATCATCGTCGTGGGCTCGGGGCTCGCTGGGACGTTCTACGCTGGCTACAAGGGTGTCCTCCTGAATTCGACCAACCGTCCGCTGTGGGGGGACACTGCCTGGCTCGGCGCGCTCTTCTTCGCGTCCGGTATGGCATCGGCGGCAGTCGTGCTGCTCCTTCTGGCCCAACGCTCCTCGCCCTCGACGGTCCCCACGCTTCGCCAGCTGCTGCTGGGAGCCCTGGGTGTCAGCATCGTCGCCGTCGTTGCCATGCTGGCGACTATGCCGACGCGCGTCACTGAACTCACGCTCGGTAACGTCTACGGTGTGTTGCTCGCTCTCGCGGTCGCCCTGGGGATGATCGTCCCAGCCGTCGTCGCCTGGCGGCCACAGCTGGTCGGGCGCCTCGCTGTCCCAACGCTAGCCGTTCTGGTGCTGGCTGGTGCCTTCGTGCTGCGTGCGGCACTGCTGCTCTCCTCGGAGGCAGTGTGA
- a CDS encoding formate dehydrogenase accessory protein FdhE: MTAVIDKLEQLAERDAVLAPLARSYAATLRLLTSPTGTAIAVFLDPADRLASGAVPLLHGRTIATDLGALRQLAADTTAIFVRSGVPEAGTLLDAVASDRLPLLDLVRATLCADQENLQRLALATQTSNQLVAVLGSVLVIPIAAALVRNSAAASPTRWQAGYCPVCAAWPTLAELRGLERERWLRCGRCGSGWRFPHQECPFCGNSDHRRLGYFAEEGKQDSQRVEVCQACRGYVKTFATLGPWSQGEVLWHDLTTVELDLVAAERDYRRPEGLGYPLAVQIVARELAA; this comes from the coding sequence ATGACTGCGGTCATCGACAAGCTGGAGCAGCTGGCGGAGCGAGACGCCGTGCTCGCTCCGCTGGCTCGTTCCTATGCCGCAACGCTCCGCCTCCTGACCAGCCCGACCGGAACAGCGATCGCTGTCTTCCTCGACCCAGCTGACCGGCTGGCGAGCGGGGCAGTTCCGCTCCTGCACGGTCGCACGATCGCCACTGATCTCGGCGCGCTCCGCCAGTTGGCTGCTGACACGACCGCCATCTTCGTGCGCAGCGGTGTTCCCGAAGCGGGCACACTGCTCGACGCGGTCGCGAGCGACAGGCTCCCACTCCTCGATCTCGTGCGAGCTACCCTGTGCGCTGACCAAGAGAACCTTCAGCGACTCGCACTGGCTACACAGACATCCAATCAACTCGTCGCCGTGCTCGGCAGCGTGCTTGTGATCCCGATCGCAGCAGCGCTGGTTCGGAACAGTGCCGCAGCGTCGCCGACGAGATGGCAGGCTGGCTACTGCCCAGTCTGCGCTGCCTGGCCGACGCTGGCCGAACTGCGTGGGCTGGAACGCGAGCGCTGGCTCCGCTGCGGTCGCTGCGGGAGCGGCTGGCGCTTCCCACACCAGGAATGCCCCTTCTGCGGCAACAGCGACCACCGGCGCCTCGGCTACTTCGCCGAGGAGGGCAAACAGGACTCGCAGCGCGTCGAGGTCTGCCAGGCATGCCGTGGCTACGTCAAGACGTTCGCGACGCTCGGTCCCTGGAGTCAGGGGGAAGTCCTCTGGCACGATTTGACCACGGTGGAGCTCGATCTGGTCGCGGCCGAGCGGGACTACCGTCGGCCCGAGGGGCTCGGCTATCCGCTCGCCGTGCAGATCGTGGCGCGCGAACTGGCCGCCTAG
- a CDS encoding permease: MSGAVSPLGAARSQGRVTTFVLSLGLFVAGLAVVLATVVDMRRAFLLEPAVYRKLGAPSAFLQYTPWHLLVLAIALVSAIAAYRVMRGAEQQFGDPSGLRVARNVLAGLLMAMLVVDLFVYRIVQAERVASAGKAGIAKTFALDALPTWLRPIGEAANFLLVVWHATTLGILLGALFLVLLCASPRLQRVYELRGFRAHVLGSASALAYPFCSCCAGPLGASLYRGGASLESSLAFVVAAPLLNVTTLFLATTLLPADFALLRIVGGIALAVFGTWLVALAVRRRPPVLVEAGTAGRGIRWLERLTSFFAFERHLAGRRIDTPTELIAAWLRTTWVIARVAIPMLFIAAAVVGWAAPILTALGGGNTVGTVLFATLVGVLFMIPTWTELAIAAPLIQQGMTGPAAALLLALPAVSLPSVLIYGAALRDWRVPALMVIVVAAVSIVAGLLFL; the protein is encoded by the coding sequence ATGAGTGGTGCGGTTTCCCCGCTCGGGGCTGCACGTTCGCAGGGTCGCGTTACCACCTTCGTCCTGTCGCTCGGTCTCTTCGTCGCGGGCCTCGCCGTCGTCCTCGCGACCGTCGTCGACATGCGGCGAGCATTTCTGCTGGAGCCTGCAGTGTACCGGAAACTCGGTGCACCTTCCGCCTTTCTCCAGTACACGCCGTGGCATCTCCTCGTGCTCGCCATCGCGCTGGTGTCAGCCATCGCTGCCTATCGGGTCATGCGTGGAGCGGAGCAGCAGTTCGGGGATCCGAGTGGGCTCCGTGTGGCCCGGAACGTGCTCGCTGGCCTGCTGATGGCCATGTTGGTCGTTGATCTCTTCGTGTACCGGATCGTCCAAGCTGAGCGGGTCGCCTCGGCCGGGAAGGCGGGAATCGCCAAAACGTTCGCGCTCGATGCCCTGCCCACCTGGCTCCGGCCGATCGGTGAGGCAGCGAACTTCCTGCTCGTCGTCTGGCACGCCACGACGCTCGGTATCCTGCTCGGTGCCTTGTTCCTCGTGCTGCTCTGCGCTAGCCCGCGCCTGCAGCGGGTGTACGAGCTGCGCGGCTTCCGCGCGCACGTCTTGGGCAGTGCCAGTGCCCTCGCCTATCCCTTCTGCTCCTGTTGCGCCGGCCCGCTCGGTGCGAGCCTCTATCGCGGTGGCGCCTCGCTCGAGTCGTCCCTCGCTTTCGTCGTCGCTGCCCCGCTCCTCAACGTGACCACCCTCTTTCTGGCGACAACGCTTCTTCCAGCTGACTTCGCCCTCCTCCGCATCGTCGGTGGTATCGCGCTCGCGGTCTTCGGTACCTGGCTGGTCGCGCTTGCAGTGCGGCGTCGCCCACCAGTGCTCGTCGAGGCGGGGACTGCTGGTCGAGGTATCCGCTGGCTGGAGCGCCTGACCAGTTTCTTCGCGTTCGAACGGCATCTTGCTGGGCGCCGAATCGACACGCCGACGGAATTGATTGCAGCCTGGCTCCGCACGACCTGGGTGATCGCTCGCGTGGCGATTCCCATGCTCTTCATCGCGGCAGCCGTGGTCGGCTGGGCTGCGCCGATCCTGACGGCACTGGGTGGTGGCAACACGGTCGGCACGGTGCTCTTCGCTACGCTGGTCGGTGTCCTCTTCATGATCCCGACCTGGACCGAGCTGGCGATCGCCGCCCCGCTCATCCAGCAAGGGATGACCGGTCCGGCTGCTGCGCTGCTCCTGGCGCTGCCAGCGGTCAGCCTGCCGAGCGTGCTCATCTATGGGGCAGCCTTGCGCGATTGGCGTGTTCCGGCTCTCATGGTGATCGTCGTGGCAGCGGTCAGCATCGTGGCTGGTCTTCTCTTCTTGTGA
- a CDS encoding (2Fe-2S)-binding protein gives MEQAITLLVNGEQRQLRVRCDETLLETLRDRCGLTSVRETCGIGICGACTILVEGKPTSSCLVLSALADGWSITTLEGLTGPDGALHPVQEAFLEKQAFQCSYCTPGMILTTVALLAENPHPTRTEIAQYLAGNLCRCGSYLRILAAVEEAARKVQGSAQG, from the coding sequence ATGGAGCAGGCGATCACGCTCCTCGTCAATGGCGAGCAGCGCCAGCTTCGTGTGCGCTGCGACGAGACATTACTCGAGACCTTGCGCGACCGCTGCGGGCTGACGAGCGTTCGCGAGACGTGCGGGATCGGCATTTGCGGTGCCTGTACGATTCTCGTCGAGGGAAAGCCGACTTCGAGTTGCCTGGTTTTGTCAGCGCTCGCCGATGGCTGGTCGATCACCACGCTCGAGGGATTGACCGGACCCGATGGAGCATTGCATCCAGTACAAGAGGCTTTTCTGGAGAAGCAAGCCTTCCAATGCAGCTACTGTACGCCTGGCATGATCCTGACCACGGTTGCGCTGCTGGCTGAGAACCCGCACCCGACGCGCACCGAGATCGCCCAGTACCTAGCGGGGAACCTCTGCCGCTGCGGCTCCTATCTCCGCATCCTAGCCGCAGTCGAGGAAGCCGCGCGGAAAGTCCAGGGATCCGCACAGGGATGA
- a CDS encoding xanthine dehydrogenase family protein molybdopterin-binding subunit → MSVGQAVPMIDAVERVTGRLRFSQDVALPGMLHAALVRSTVPHGRIRHIDTRAAWEVPGVVAVVTAADFARIPNLRPVYGPQIEDQPVLAIDRVRYVGDMVALVAAENPHAAREAAARVAVEYEPLPAVFDPIEAMQPGAPLVHELRPEEPHRGHAVYFGLRPLFGTNCCNHFRLSTGDVARGFAEADLVLEETFRTPAAQHVAMEPHAALAVWEDGHLTVWSGTQTPFNTRQILAQLFGIPPERVRIIVPPMGGSFGCKVFPRIEPQVALLAALTGRPVKLVLDRYEEFVTLTRHATVVTIRLGLTRDGRILAKQVQAYWNTGAYADCGPDVARKGGFGSVGPYRIPHVAVDSYCVYTNLPPAGAFRGYAVTEIVWASERMMDIAADALGLDPLEFRLRNLLHDGDQFATGETLHDVHFQECLEAAARAIAWQPEAVVLPKGRVRAKGLAVVMKGMTTPSRSEARVGLDRSGCVTVYSSTVELGQGARTVLAQLAAEPLALPYTAVRVIDPDTDRTPFDNRTTSSRSTYMMGMAVQQAAQRLADRLRQLAADQLEAAPDDLELVPGAVRVRGVPERAISWGELVATSGVEELVEHGEFRNEGGLDETGHGIASSHWHQGAAGAEVEVDLATGQVRVLRLHAAVYAGKVVNALTAALQNEGSMIMGLGSALFEALVYDQGQPLTANLSDYLIPSMLDLPEELTHDLLECPGAEIHGVGETAVPPIPAAIGNAVARATAARLVELPLTPERVLAALRSQREGAS, encoded by the coding sequence ATGAGTGTTGGACAGGCTGTCCCGATGATCGATGCCGTGGAGCGGGTGACTGGGCGTCTCCGCTTCTCGCAGGATGTCGCGCTCCCCGGCATGCTGCATGCTGCACTCGTGCGCAGCACTGTTCCGCATGGGCGCATCCGCCACATCGACACCCGTGCGGCGTGGGAGGTTCCTGGAGTCGTCGCGGTGGTCACAGCGGCCGATTTCGCCCGGATCCCTAACCTACGGCCGGTCTACGGTCCCCAGATCGAAGACCAGCCGGTGTTGGCTATCGACCGGGTGCGCTACGTCGGGGACATGGTCGCGCTCGTCGCCGCTGAGAATCCACACGCTGCACGCGAGGCAGCCGCCCGCGTCGCCGTCGAGTACGAGCCGCTGCCGGCAGTGTTCGATCCCATCGAGGCGATGCAGCCCGGCGCACCGCTCGTCCACGAGCTTCGTCCCGAGGAGCCGCATCGTGGTCACGCTGTCTACTTCGGTCTGCGTCCGCTCTTCGGTACCAACTGCTGCAACCACTTCCGCCTCTCCACCGGCGACGTCGCGCGCGGCTTCGCTGAGGCCGATCTCGTGCTGGAAGAAACCTTCCGCACCCCGGCTGCCCAGCACGTGGCTATGGAACCTCATGCTGCCCTCGCTGTCTGGGAGGACGGCCACCTCACCGTGTGGAGTGGGACGCAGACTCCCTTCAATACGCGGCAGATCCTCGCTCAACTCTTCGGCATTCCCCCGGAGCGGGTCCGGATCATCGTCCCACCGATGGGCGGATCCTTCGGCTGTAAAGTCTTTCCGCGCATCGAGCCACAGGTCGCTCTTCTGGCTGCCCTCACTGGCCGTCCGGTCAAGCTGGTGCTCGACCGTTACGAGGAGTTCGTCACCCTTACCCGGCATGCGACGGTGGTCACCATTCGCCTCGGTCTCACTCGCGATGGCCGCATCCTGGCGAAACAGGTCCAGGCGTACTGGAACACGGGTGCCTACGCCGACTGCGGACCGGATGTGGCTCGCAAGGGCGGGTTCGGCAGTGTCGGACCCTATCGGATTCCTCACGTGGCGGTCGACTCGTACTGTGTTTATACTAACCTTCCACCGGCTGGTGCCTTCCGCGGTTATGCCGTCACCGAGATCGTCTGGGCCTCCGAGCGGATGATGGATATCGCAGCCGATGCGCTCGGTCTCGATCCTTTGGAGTTCCGTCTCCGCAACCTCCTCCATGACGGCGACCAGTTCGCGACCGGAGAGACGCTGCACGACGTCCATTTCCAGGAGTGCCTGGAAGCAGCTGCCCGCGCGATCGCCTGGCAGCCTGAAGCGGTCGTGCTGCCGAAGGGGCGCGTGCGTGCCAAGGGCCTGGCGGTGGTGATGAAAGGAATGACGACGCCGAGTCGCTCGGAAGCCCGCGTCGGCCTCGACCGCTCCGGATGCGTCACCGTCTACTCTTCGACCGTCGAACTCGGCCAGGGGGCGCGGACGGTCCTGGCGCAACTCGCTGCCGAACCACTCGCTCTCCCGTATACCGCCGTTCGAGTCATCGATCCCGATACCGACCGGACGCCGTTCGATAACCGCACGACGTCCAGTCGTTCGACATACATGATGGGGATGGCGGTACAGCAGGCCGCGCAGCGGCTGGCCGACCGGCTGCGACAGCTGGCAGCCGATCAGCTGGAAGCTGCGCCGGATGATCTCGAACTCGTCCCCGGCGCCGTGCGCGTGCGTGGGGTGCCCGAGCGCGCAATCAGCTGGGGTGAACTGGTAGCGACGAGCGGCGTCGAGGAACTCGTCGAGCACGGTGAGTTCCGCAACGAGGGCGGGCTGGACGAGACGGGCCACGGCATCGCCTCCTCCCACTGGCACCAAGGCGCGGCTGGAGCTGAGGTCGAAGTCGATCTGGCGACCGGACAGGTGCGGGTGCTTCGCCTGCATGCGGCTGTCTATGCGGGGAAGGTCGTCAACGCGCTCACGGCAGCGTTGCAGAACGAGGGAAGCATGATCATGGGTCTGGGGAGCGCGCTCTTTGAAGCGCTGGTGTACGACCAAGGGCAGCCACTGACGGCGAACCTCTCGGACTATCTCATTCCCTCCATGCTCGATCTTCCGGAAGAGTTGACGCACGACCTGTTGGAATGCCCGGGTGCCGAGATTCACGGCGTGGGAGAGACGGCGGTACCGCCGATTCCAGCAGCGATCGGCAATGCCGTCGCGCGGGCGACCGCTGCGCGCCTCGTCGAGCTTCCGCTCACGCCGGAGCGCGTTCTCGCTGCCCTGCGGTCGCAACGCGAAGGAGCAAGCTGA